The Plasmodium berghei ANKA genome assembly, chromosome: 12 genome contains a region encoding:
- a CDS encoding transmembrane protein 147, putative, with amino-acid sequence MTLFHFVNCSISVFAPYYIIYDGYKLSKNEGFTKLFFITLFYYFASQIVKLFALAFLSIGLIQSMTIFNIVFQEAGNFFDLIGLYYVLSHKQMHMFNIKSRILSTGLSWGFCESVATNFFPFLIGGKSVDFSLKHIYRSISANTFLVSNLSKTYLLYLWINNVQNKKKVNSVNSLLIYFTFILPLINKIILINEDIISSMIFIKLIALFLITFILFCSVKYIFNSQNEKVEIVKSNSSHSYVNDVNVKNEDNENDANKGLKKKYNRKKKSR; translated from the exons atGACGCTTTTCCATTTTGTTAATTGTTCTATATCCGTCTTTGCcccatattatataatatatgatggatataaatt atcaaaaaatgaaggATTCACAAAATTGTTCTTTATAACGCTCTTCTATTACTTTGCCTCTCAAATTGTTAAG tTGTTTGCGTTGGCTTTTCTTTCAATAGGACTTATACAGAGCATGACAATTTTCAat aTCGTTTTTCAAGAGGCtggaaatttttttgatctAATAGGActttattatgttttatcTCATAA GCAAATGCATATGTTCAACATAAAGAGTAGAATATTGTCTACAGGCCTTAGTTGGGGATTTTGTGAATCAGTTGCCACAAATTTTTTCCCCTTTTTAATTG GAGGGAAATCAGTTGATTTTTCTTtgaaacatatttatagatCTATATCAGCAAATACATTTTTG GTCTCTAATTTGAGTAAAActtatttgttatatttatggaTAAACAATgtgcaaaataaaaaaaaagtaaattcAGTTAATTCgcttttaatatatttcacgTTTATCCTTCCCCTTATAAATAa aataattttaataaatgaagatattattagtagtatgatatttattaaGTTGATTGCCCTTTTTCTCATTacctttattttattttgttccgtaaaatatatttttaattcacAAAATGAGAAAGTAGAAATCGTCAAAAGCAACTCTTCACATTCTTATGTTAACGATGTAAATGTTAAGAATGAAGATAACGAAAACGATGCAAATAAAggattgaaaaaaaaatataatagaaagaaaaaaagcAGATAA
- a CDS encoding roadblock/LC7 domain-containing protein, putative, with protein MASSSSEISESLNAWMSNNSSIISYVLINSDGIPLKYNEDANYEHAVKQASLFLGLLTKTKKCVKELFPQENEFNNNLRIRTNKETEYILCNYGEYSLITQQNCKDMCNQKK; from the exons atggctAGTTCCTCAAGTGAAATAAGTGAGTCACTAAACGCCTGGATGAGCAATAACTCTTCAATTATATCTtatgtattaataaattctGACG GTATCCCATTGAAGTACAACGAAGATGCCAATTATGAGCATGCAGTTAAGCAAGCGTCACTATTCTT AGGGttattaacaaaaacaaaaaagtGTGTTAAAGAATTGTTTCCTCAAGaa AAcgaatttaataataacttAAGAATCCGAACAAACAAGGAAACAGAATATATTCTATGTAATTATGGGGAATATTCCCTAATTACACAGCAAAATTGTAAAGACATGTGCAatcagaaaaaataa